GCATCGGGAATGGGACCTCCTATGCCCCATTTTATAGGAAGCTATATTAAAGAAGCTATAGCTTAGAGAACTGGAGCACTTGCCCAGGACCAAGGCAGATAGAGTCAAGACTCCAACCTAGCTTTAGCCTATCCAGTGTTGTAAGCATTGCTAAcgtgtctcttcctttcttctgcaaTCATGTAGACCTGTATTGTGCACCTGCTAGTCAGCAGCCCTGGCTAGATCTTCAGGGCTTCCTAGAGCTGGGTGCTTGGGATTTGGAGGCTGGGCCATGTCTGGGGAAGGGTGTTTTCACTGAACTCACTCCTCATCTTTGGGTTGTTCCTCTAGCTCCAGAGTCCCCGATATGGACCTTCTTCAGTTCCTGGCGGCCGTCTCTGTCCTGCTGTTGTCTGGCACAGAAGTCACAGGCACCCTGAAGAGCACTCTGGACCCGAGCCTCAAGATTTGTATCTCTTTGGGACTTTGGTGGGATGTGACTTAACTGTCTTTGAAGGGCTGGTGAATGAGATCTCTGAGCACCCATAACTCCTTGGGGGGATTCCAGGGATGAGCAGACAGAGTTGGTAAGAataggagggagggggaagcaaACTGGCCAGGCGGAGCCTATCAGTTTTCTCCTGAGCCTGCTCCCATATGTTAACTGAAGTTTAGACCCATCtctcagctctgcaaaggattAGGACTGTACGTGTGTAGTGCCTGGCTAAGACCTCACACAGGACCTCCAGAACTTTGGATTACTAGCTTATCTCAACTGGTCCTTTGAGCCATGCCTTGGCAACCCAAAGCTGAGACAAGACCATCCCTGGTCTTGAGGCATCTATAGAGCCAGAAAGTATGTATATTAGTTActattttgttgctgtgaagagaaagaaaccatgactaaggtcgcttataaaagaaagcatttggttGGGGCTTGCTTgtagtttcagaggattagttcctgatcatcatggtgggacgCATGGCTATAGACAGGCAGCCTTGGTGCTGGAGCAGTGCTGAGAGATTACATCCCGATCTGTAGGTGGGGGACAGAGAGACGCTGGGCCTAGTGTGGgttttgaaaccacaaagccctCCCCCAAGTGTCACACCTCTAagagggccacacctcctaaccctgtCCCTTCCTCACTGAACACTGTCCCTTTTAGACTGTCCTGCTGTGAGCTGCCCTACTTTACTTCCCAACACATCTGGGAACTAAACATTTAAATAGGAGCCTGTGAGAGCTAGTCTCCTTTAAATCGCCACAGCATCCACACAGATGGCCTTTGTTCCTGTGCCCGTGGATACAGAAGGTCATGGTAAATGCACTGGACTGTGGGCCTACTGAGCTAGGTCTTGAGAACTGAAACTCCAGGAGAACGGTGGGCATGTCCGGCTGATGCTACAGTTGAAACAGATTGCTGGAGGTTCTGGAACAGTGAATGATTTCGAGAGATGACAGGGAGACACAGGAAACAGGGCAGGTGCCTGGTTTTGGAGTGTTGGGCttggtttcttttctgtgtgtggaGTCTTTGAGATCTAGAGAAATGGTACATTACAGGACCTATGTACGTCCTGAACTAGCCGTGGCCATCCAAGGCTTTGGTGGCACAGGTTAGGAATGCATGGGCTCTCCGAGTCAGGGCGATTGAATTGGGTTTTGTGCTAGGCCCTTAACTTACAGCTGCTCAGACAAGAAGATGTTTGAGGTGAAGCGGCGAGAGCAGCTGTCAGCGCTGAAGAACCTGGCACAGCTGAATGACATCCACCAGCAGTACAAGATCCTCGATGTCATGCTTAAGGGACTCTTTAAGGTGTGTCAGGAaacagggcagctcacagcagGACAGGGCTTCAGTTGGAGCATGGAGTAAGGGTTCTCTTAAGGGGACAGTGTTCAGCGAGGGAGTGACCCATATGTAGAAGAGTCAGAGTGGGATTCAGGTAACTGGGGCTGGAGCTAAGTTGTGAAGGTCTCCACAAAGCCACTTAGCCGAGCTGGGGTTCCTTCAGGTGCTGGAGGACTCCCggacagtgctcattgctgcCGATGTGCTTCCAGATGGGCCCTTCCCCCAGGATGAGAAGCTGAAGGACGGTATGGTCTCCCCAACACTGCCCTTGGCTCCCTACCCCATGGCATTCAATAGCTGCCCGCCTCTGTTCTCATCGctctgtcccctgggaatatCCTTGTGTGATACCCGAGTAACGGCCCAGGGTGGATGCAGGCCCAGCGTGGTTCTCTAATCATTTCTAGGGTTCAGAACCAGTTTCTCCATCCTGAGCAGGTATTCCTTTATACTGTCCTGTGCTTAGGACAGGGGAACTAGAGAAGAGTCTTTGCCTACTACCACTCCAGGGCACAGACAGAGCCTGTTAGTCTCTTTTTAGAAGGCAAATGGGGATTGTTCCCACCTGAAGGAGAAATGACCAGGGCCTATCAAATAGGTGAGACAGAGTGTGATTACCAGCACTCTTTACTACTTTAGTAAAGGTCCCAAACTCCTTAAATCCCTTTTCAGACAAGGTGAGAAAAACAGGTAAGGTAAAGGGCTGTTTCATGTCCCTCAAGAGCTCCTCCTCGGTGGTATACCTCTTCATGCCTACCAATGGAtcccagttttgttttttctcactatgtaaccttggctgtcctagaacttgttatgtagaccagggtggcctcatgTGTTGagtgagatctgcctgcctctgcttccaagtgctgggagtgaAGGCCTGACATAACCAATCACAGTTTAGCGATAACAGTTCTTAGAGTCGCTGAaaggagggggcagagggagcagCTTGTGTGTGAGTAGTGACGCTTTACAGGTGTTCCCCTCACGcctgagggaagagagggagcacAGCATCTGCCTTGGCTCCCCTTTCTCAACCAAACCGATGCTTAAGTGCTCTGAGCGTCAGGATTAGTCTGAAGTCCTGAGGTCCGTGGCCTCCATGCCAACCTGGCAGATCTTTGGCTTTTGCTTGCCTCGGGGCCGTCTGGGTCCTCTCTGTCCAGGAGTGCAGATATAACCACTCTTCCTTCTACCTGGGTCTAGGGGACTTATCACTAGAGTGAGCACGCTAACTCCAGTGCACACTGACCTGTTGGTCTCATTAGAGGAGGGAAAACTGACACAAAATGCCGAACAGCTATAGGTAAGCTAATGCATTGCTGTTAATTTCCTGGTTTAGATGAACTGATGTGAGAGTATGGTGTTAGAGGGAACAGGGTAGAAGAGTTTTATGTTGTAGTAAATATAAGCCAAGAGTGGGGCACACACTGACAATCCTAGCTTTTAGAAAAAGATCATgaactcaaggccaacctgaactgCATActgagttttaggctagccttTGGCAACATGAAGACAGTAGTGAAAGAGAGAGATTAAGTGCTTAACAGAGAAGTAAaccccacgcctgtaatcccagcactcgggaggcagaggcgagaTCAGGAGCTCAGGGTGATCCTTGGTTCATAGTAAGTATCAGTCCCACGAGGGCCGCATGAGACCCTCTGTcaagcaaaatgaaagaaatggaaaatatgtatatatttacacatacacaccccaagctgttcttgaactcagaaatctgcctacctctgcctcctgaatactgggattaaaggtgtgtgccaccactacttggctagaaagaatattttaaaataaaacactataATTCTGATCCTTCTACTAGCTGTCCTGACAGCACTGACCTGGTATAGTTAACACGAAGACACAGCTCCAGACACTCAGTTCCACACCTGGGTAGTTAGCCTCTGTGCAAAACAATGCCCATCTCTGATTCTCAAAGtaaattaatcttttttcaaAACAAGGGAATACCTAGggtattatgtagcccaggctggctccatAACTCTGTACCTAAGGAtaaccttaaactcctgatccctGGCTTGGTACCGTCCAATGCACTAGTGTGCCTGAGTTCTGAAGATGAGTCCCCTAAGCTCAGTTGGGAGGCTGAAGGAATACCCTAGGCTGAGGGCTGGGTTTGATACTTGTTAGCTGCTGTGTCCTGGCTTGGTTCCTGTTCTGTGATTAAACACTTTGGCCGGCTAGGGAAGGAATggctggtttgttgttgttgcttagaGATGAcagcccagcactgaggaagcctAGGCGGTGCTGGCATggagccatggaggagtgctgtgtGCTGGCTCTGCAGCCCGCTGCCTTGTATAAGCTCAGGATGGCCCACTCCACAGTAGGTTCAGTCCTCCCACAGGAATCATCTATGAAGAAGATGGATACAGATATGGCCAGAGACTAGTGCGATGGAGGCAGTTCCCCGACTGAGGTTCCCTTCCCAGATGACGCTCCcttatgtcaagttgaaaaataaaaatccagcAACAAACACAGTCTGTAAAACAGGAATGCAGCCTCCTCTCCCTGTAAAACGGTCCATTAATGGGATATAAGGCCTTAGTGCACATGTAGTGAGCAGCCTGCGATCCGTGGCTGCCACGCCCTTCTCTGGTTGGGGGTTTATAGATGCCTCCATCCCTGGAGGAGGTCTGGGGTCAGCCGGGTGGACAGGAGGGGAGAGCAACCACCCTGACGACTCGCCGCCACCCTCTCGCCAGCTTTCTCCCACGTGGTGGAGAACACAGCCTTCTTTGGTGATGTCGTGCTGCGCTTCCCAAAGATTGTACACCACTACTTTGACCATAATTCCAACTGGAACCTCCTCATCCGCTGGGGCATCAGCTTCTGCAATCAGACAGGTGTCTTTGACCATGGGCCCCACtcacccatcctcaacctggtAAGGACTGGTGAGAGGGCTGGGATCCCTGTCGGGCGGTGATCTGGGAGCCTTGAATCTATATGTGGTTGGCCCTGGTACTTAATGTGTTCTGTAAGTGTCGGGGCACTTTGGGTCATAGAGGCCTAGCTCAAGGGGTTCAGTGCTGATTTTTGGAGGGTGTCTAGGGATCATTTCTAGCCCTATCTGCCTAGGCTCTGAGGCTTAAGAGCCTGCTTGGTGGAATGGCTCTAGTGATGAGGGAGCAGAAGGCGGAGGAGGATGACTAGCTTTCTCATCCACAGATGTCCCAGGAGCTGGGGATCAGTAAGAAAGATTCCAACTTCCAGAACCCATTTAAAATAGTGCGGACAGAGGTGAGCTGCCGGGGCCTGTGACTGCTGGTGTCTGGTGGGCACGGGAGGTGGGGCCTGCAGGGACTGAGGCCTAGGGTATGCTGTGTGAGCTTTAGACTTGGAACCAGACAATCTGATGAGTATGGGATCAGAAACCATTACTCAAGTGACTGACGGTTTTGGCAAGTCACTATTTCTCTCTGAATGTTGTACACCAAAGCTGGGGGTTGGGTAGAGATTGGTGGATCCCTGAGGCTAGGAACATCCTCATGTTGTTGCATAATATGTACCCCGGGTTACCAGTGTCAGAGTGACAGGTGAGGTCAGGTCACGCCCTTCCCCGCTTCGAGCCTCTGGTACTGGTACACTGGGGCTTCTGTTCTCACGCctacacatgcctttaatctagaGTTCTAAACTTGGCTCTGGGGCTAACAGCTGCATCTTGAGAAGACAGATGGTGACACATGCAGGGGGAAGGGATCAGAGGGAGCAGGGCAGGCCAAAGAGGACAGAAAGGAAAGGTTCCCCTTGTGGGCGAGAAGCTGAAACTCTTCAGATCACAGCTCACGCCTGTGTAGAGACAGGTGTTGCATCTGGGACAGGCTTGAGATTCTACCTGCAAAGCAGCCTGCTGTTCTATAGACACCAGCAGGTCGTAGATGTTTCCAGTGCAGCCACAGCAGTAGCTAGACTGTCAGCTTATCGGCTTGGGTCCCCTTGTTCTCCCGGGTCTTCACATGGAAGGGCCAGCAGAGGCTGTGCATGCGCTAGGCTTGCATTATACCTGTGGACCACTGTGCTTGTGAAATTTGACATCTTCATAGTGAATTAAATAGATCTATGCCTTGCAAGGAAAAGATACctcttagctgggcggtggtggcgcacgcctgtaatcccagcactctgggacgcagaggcaggcggatctctgagttcgaggccagcctggtctacagagtgagctccaggacagccagggctacacagagaaaccctgtctcgaaaaaaaccaaatccaaaaaaccaaaaaaaaaaaaaaaaaaaaaaagaaagaaagaaagaaagaaagaaaagaaaaagaaaagatacctCTTCTTTCCAAGATTAGTCTCTCTGCAAAAATAATCCTGAAAAAAATAGTCTTGATAAAGCATTGCTAGAAGGAAGATGTGGTGGTGCTTACCTATAACTCAGGAGGCTGGAGCAAGAGGCCACCTGTCTAGGTAGTGAATTTGTGGCTAGCCTGGACTAAAactgtcttaaaacaaagcaaaaataaaaccaaacaagagAATTTACCAGATGTTGTATTATTAGGTATTCAGTAAGAACATAAGAAGGCGCCCAGCAGCACTGGAACTGAGTCGGTTCGGCTTGTCTCTGTCACTCACTGAGGGTGCAGTCAGAtgcattgttttggtttttttttttttttttttttttttttaaacagagctgaggaccgaacccagggccttgcacttgctaggcaagcgctctaccactgagctaaatccccaacccccaaaatttataagtacattgtagatgtcttcagacagcccagaagagggcatgagatttctttatgtgactgctgggatttgaactgaggaccttcagaagaacagtcagtgctcttaacaactgagccatctccccagccttggttttgttgattgaagttttgagacagagtcttactctgTGAcccaggatgaccttaaactaTCCACATCCCTGCCTTAGccttccttccaagtgctgggattacaggctccaGCTACCACACCCTTGTTCTGAGTATGAGGATGAGGCCAGCCTGCAGGACTGACTTGAGTTACCATGTTTTTCAGGGTCCCTGACTCAAACAGATATTACTTGAATCTTGGGACTAGGATGTCTCATTTTGAACCATTAGAATATCATCTAAAAATCAATGTATTATCTATTACGTCCACCTAAAATTTAGATTTTTACCTGCCAGTTTTACTAAATGTATTTGTTAATAATTATAGGAAGCAAACAAGGTCATGCCATCCTGGGTATGTGCAGGTACTCTGAGGAGCGAGCTACCTTGAATGGTGTGGAACACAGGACAGTAGTTCATTATTGACTGTGTCTATGTGAGTTTTCCATCATGTGGATGAGAATTACACACCCAGTGGTACCTGCCACAGGGTTGCTCTCCATGTCATCCAGAGTCTTACGGCGTCCCTGGGTGCTTGCGTTCCTGCTGAATTAGTCACGTGTCCCCTCCTGATACCGATAAGTAAACTGTTCTCTAGTTACCTCCCTCGTTCACCTACCTAGACTTTCTTTCAGAAGCTTCAGATGAGAGTGGAACGTGGAATTTTTACACGGCTGTAGAGCCGATTGGGGGAGCTAGCTCACACATATGATCCCAGCGGGTTGGGAGGTTGGATGGGAAGATCCCGAGCCCTGGAATGTGACACCTGGGACAGAATCCAGGAGAGCCAGCTTTCAGCCTTCTCTCCCAGTGGTCGCAGCAGACGCATTTATTTCCCCCAGCAAGCAGTAGTAATGGGAGCGTCCTTTGCCACCTCACGTTTTA
This portion of the Apodemus sylvaticus chromosome 17, mApoSyl1.1, whole genome shotgun sequence genome encodes:
- the Ccdc134 gene encoding coiled-coil domain-containing protein 134 is translated as MDLLQFLAAVSVLLLSGTEVTGTLKSTLDPSLKIYKKMFEVKRREQLSALKNLAQLNDIHQQYKILDVMLKGLFKVLEDSRTVLIAADVLPDGPFPQDEKLKDAFSHVVENTAFFGDVVLRFPKIVHHYFDHNSNWNLLIRWGISFCNQTGVFDHGPHSPILNLMSQELGISKKDSNFQNPFKIVRTEFIPSTDPFQKALREEEKRRKKEEKRKEIRKGPRISRSQSEL